Proteins encoded in a region of the Anopheles aquasalis chromosome 2, idAnoAquaMG_Q_19, whole genome shotgun sequence genome:
- the LOC126580813 gene encoding protein mothers against dpp isoform X1: MLHSLDYNTPTGSEMAHYGNDYYYTMDTDDVESSSSSTMSSLNSLFSFTSPAVKKLLGWKQGDEEEKWAEKAVDSLVKKLKKRKGAIEELERALSCPGQPSKCVTIPRSLDGRLQVSHRKGLPHVIYCRVWRWPDLQSHHELKPLETCQYPFSAKQKEVCINPYHYKRVESPVLPPVLVPRHSEFAPGHSLLPFHQMNEPNMPHNVNYSNTGFNNSHMSGGGGNGGGGGSGAGSGNGTSTGGGGGGGGGGPNSPISSHMGPNSPMSSVSSPGPISSNPQSPYGALPETPPPAYSPPEEGTTVGGAQDGNQMDTSTQMHTGEVQPVSYQEPPYWASIAYYELNCRVGEVFHCTNTSIIVDGFTNPSNNSDRFCLGQLSNVNRNSTIENTRRHIGKGVHLYYVGGEVYAECLSDSAIFVQSRNCNHHHGFHPSTVCKIPPGCSLKIFNNQEFAQLLSQSVNHGFEAVYELTKMCTIRMSFVKGWGAEYHRQDVTSTPCWIEIHLHGPLQWLDKVLMQMGSPHNAISSVS, encoded by the exons ATGCTGCACTCACTGGATTACAACACACCGACTGGGTCAGAGATGGCGCACTACGGAAATG ACTACTACTacacgatggacaccgacgaTGTGGAATCCTCGAGCAGTAGCACGATGTCGAGCCTGAACAGTTTGTTCTCGTTCACCAGTCCGGCGGTGAAGAAGCTGCTCGGCTGGAAGCAGGGCGATGAAGAGGAGAAATGGGCCGAAAAGGCGGTCGACAGTTTGGTGAAGAAACTAAAGAAACGTAAGGGTGCGATCGAGGAGCTAGAACGGGCCCTCTCCTGTCCAGGGCAACCCTCGAAGTGCGTCACCATACCACGATCGCTCGATGGAAGGCTGCAG GTTTCACACCGTAAGGGATTGCCACACGTGATTTACTGtcgcgtttggcgttggcccGATCTACAGAGCCACCATGAGCTGAAACCACTCGAAACATGCCAGTATCCGTTCAGTGCGAAGCAGAAGGAAGTATGCATCAATCCGTACCACTATAAACGCGTAGAGAGCCCGGTTTTGCCACCGGTGCTAGTACCGCGTCATTCGGAGTTTGCGCCCGGTCACTCGCTACTACCATTCCATCAGATGAACGAACCGAACATGCCACACAATGTAAACTACTCGAACACGGGCTTCAACAACTCGCACatgagcggtggtggcggtaatGGAGGGGGCGGAGGAAGTGGAGCTGGTAGTGGTAATGGTACtagtaccggtggtggtggtggaggcggtggaggtggaccGAACTCACCCATTTCCTCGCACATGGGCCCCAACAGTCCAATGTCTTCGGTTTCGAGTCCAGGACCGATCAGCTCGAATCCACAAAGCCCCTACGGGGCACTGCCAGAAACTCCACCGCCGGCCTACAGCCCACCGGAGGAAGGCACCACCGTCGGTGGAGCACAGGATGGAAATCAAATGGACACATCAACTCAGATGCATACCGGTGAAGTACAGCCCGTAAGCTATCAGGAACCTCCGTACTGGGCGAGTATAGCGTACTACGAGTTGAATTGTCGCGTCGGCGAGGTCTTTCACTGCACTAACACATCAATCATTGTGGATGGATTTACAAATCCATCCAATAACTCGGATCGCTTCTGTCTGGGTCAGCTGAGCAACGTCAACCGGAATAGCACGATCGAGAACACACGGCGTCACATCGGCAAGGGTGTACATCTGTACTACGTCGGCGGCGAGGTGTACGCCGAATGTTTGTCCGATTCGGCCATCTTCGTACAGAGCCGCAACTGTAACCATCATCACGGGTTTCATCCGAGCACGGTGTGCAAGATACCGCCCGGATGCTCACTGAAGATCTTCAACAATCAGGAGTTTGCTCAATTGCTGTCCCAATCGGTGAATCATGGATTTGAGGCGGTATACGAGTTGACCAAAATGTGCACGATACGGATGAGCTTCGTCAAGGGTTGGGGAGCGGAATATCATCGACAGGATGTTACCTCCACGCCCTGTTGGATCGAGATTCACCTACACGGACCGCTCCAATGGCTCGATAAGGTGCTGATGCAGATGGGTTCACCTCACAACGCCATCAGCTCGGTGTCGTAA
- the LOC126580813 gene encoding protein mothers against dpp isoform X2 has product MDTDDVESSSSSTMSSLNSLFSFTSPAVKKLLGWKQGDEEEKWAEKAVDSLVKKLKKRKGAIEELERALSCPGQPSKCVTIPRSLDGRLQVSHRKGLPHVIYCRVWRWPDLQSHHELKPLETCQYPFSAKQKEVCINPYHYKRVESPVLPPVLVPRHSEFAPGHSLLPFHQMNEPNMPHNVNYSNTGFNNSHMSGGGGNGGGGGSGAGSGNGTSTGGGGGGGGGGPNSPISSHMGPNSPMSSVSSPGPISSNPQSPYGALPETPPPAYSPPEEGTTVGGAQDGNQMDTSTQMHTGEVQPVSYQEPPYWASIAYYELNCRVGEVFHCTNTSIIVDGFTNPSNNSDRFCLGQLSNVNRNSTIENTRRHIGKGVHLYYVGGEVYAECLSDSAIFVQSRNCNHHHGFHPSTVCKIPPGCSLKIFNNQEFAQLLSQSVNHGFEAVYELTKMCTIRMSFVKGWGAEYHRQDVTSTPCWIEIHLHGPLQWLDKVLMQMGSPHNAISSVS; this is encoded by the exons atggacaccgacgaTGTGGAATCCTCGAGCAGTAGCACGATGTCGAGCCTGAACAGTTTGTTCTCGTTCACCAGTCCGGCGGTGAAGAAGCTGCTCGGCTGGAAGCAGGGCGATGAAGAGGAGAAATGGGCCGAAAAGGCGGTCGACAGTTTGGTGAAGAAACTAAAGAAACGTAAGGGTGCGATCGAGGAGCTAGAACGGGCCCTCTCCTGTCCAGGGCAACCCTCGAAGTGCGTCACCATACCACGATCGCTCGATGGAAGGCTGCAG GTTTCACACCGTAAGGGATTGCCACACGTGATTTACTGtcgcgtttggcgttggcccGATCTACAGAGCCACCATGAGCTGAAACCACTCGAAACATGCCAGTATCCGTTCAGTGCGAAGCAGAAGGAAGTATGCATCAATCCGTACCACTATAAACGCGTAGAGAGCCCGGTTTTGCCACCGGTGCTAGTACCGCGTCATTCGGAGTTTGCGCCCGGTCACTCGCTACTACCATTCCATCAGATGAACGAACCGAACATGCCACACAATGTAAACTACTCGAACACGGGCTTCAACAACTCGCACatgagcggtggtggcggtaatGGAGGGGGCGGAGGAAGTGGAGCTGGTAGTGGTAATGGTACtagtaccggtggtggtggtggaggcggtggaggtggaccGAACTCACCCATTTCCTCGCACATGGGCCCCAACAGTCCAATGTCTTCGGTTTCGAGTCCAGGACCGATCAGCTCGAATCCACAAAGCCCCTACGGGGCACTGCCAGAAACTCCACCGCCGGCCTACAGCCCACCGGAGGAAGGCACCACCGTCGGTGGAGCACAGGATGGAAATCAAATGGACACATCAACTCAGATGCATACCGGTGAAGTACAGCCCGTAAGCTATCAGGAACCTCCGTACTGGGCGAGTATAGCGTACTACGAGTTGAATTGTCGCGTCGGCGAGGTCTTTCACTGCACTAACACATCAATCATTGTGGATGGATTTACAAATCCATCCAATAACTCGGATCGCTTCTGTCTGGGTCAGCTGAGCAACGTCAACCGGAATAGCACGATCGAGAACACACGGCGTCACATCGGCAAGGGTGTACATCTGTACTACGTCGGCGGCGAGGTGTACGCCGAATGTTTGTCCGATTCGGCCATCTTCGTACAGAGCCGCAACTGTAACCATCATCACGGGTTTCATCCGAGCACGGTGTGCAAGATACCGCCCGGATGCTCACTGAAGATCTTCAACAATCAGGAGTTTGCTCAATTGCTGTCCCAATCGGTGAATCATGGATTTGAGGCGGTATACGAGTTGACCAAAATGTGCACGATACGGATGAGCTTCGTCAAGGGTTGGGGAGCGGAATATCATCGACAGGATGTTACCTCCACGCCCTGTTGGATCGAGATTCACCTACACGGACCGCTCCAATGGCTCGATAAGGTGCTGATGCAGATGGGTTCACCTCACAACGCCATCAGCTCGGTGTCGTAA